The following are encoded together in the Ovis canadensis isolate MfBH-ARS-UI-01 breed Bighorn chromosome 2, ARS-UI_OviCan_v2, whole genome shotgun sequence genome:
- the DMRT2 gene encoding doublesex- and mab-3-related transcription factor 2 isoform X2, whose amino-acid sequence MRKRRAFADKELENIMLEREYKEREMLEASQAAALFLPNRMVHGSEYSSYKSAYSSTPVEPPNKDFCNFLPTCLDLTMQYSGSGNMELISSNVSVATTYRQYPLSSRLLVWPKCGPISDTLLYQQCLLNATTSVQALKPGTSWDLKGVRLQDGLGADHDMMPPKLEGSLVLPHTPEGHILRSDLQGHQALPERSAFSPPRRNFSPVVDTDTLAAQGHVLTKISKESTRHPLPLKHNPFHSLFQQTHNDKSGPELKTSSVKEAFEEAPKKPRECLVKENQKYTFTIDRCAKDLFVAKQVGTKLSVNEPLSFSVESILKRPSSAITHVSQ is encoded by the coding sequence GAGAGAATATAAAGAGAGGGAGATGTTGGAAGCTTCCCAAGCTGCTGCCTTATTCCTGCCCAACCGCATGGTACACGGTTCTGAGTACAGCTCCTACAAAAGTGCCTACAGCTCCACCCCAGTGGAACCACCAAACAAAGACTTCTGCAATTTTTTGCCCACCTGCCTTGATCTCACCATGCAGTATTCAGGCTCTGGGAATATGGAACTAATTTCTTCCAATGTCAGTGTGGCCACGACTTACAGACAGTATCCCCTATCCTCGAGACTTTTAGTTTGGCCCAAGTGTGGCCCCATTAGTGACACCCTCCTCTATCAGCAGTGCCTGCTGAACGCTACCACGTCAGTTCAGGCCCTGAAGCCTGGAACCAGCTGGGACTTGAAGGGAGTACGACTGCAGGATGGACTTGGAGCAGATCATGACATGATGCCACCAAAATTGGAAGGCTCTCTGGTGCTGCCTCACACTCCTGAGGGCCACATCTTAAGAAGTGACCTTCAGGGTCACCAGGCCCTCCCGGAAAGGTCTGCATTCTCTCCACCCAGACGGAATTTCTCGCCCGTTGTTGATACGGACACCCTGGCAGCTCAAGGGCACGTCTTAACCAAGATCAGCAAAGAAAGCACCAGGCACCCTCTGCCACTTAAACATAATCCATTCCACTCATTATTCCAACAAACTCATAATGACAAATCAGGTCCCGAGCTGAAAACATCATCTGTCAAAGAGGCCTTTGAAGAGGCCCCTAAGAAACCCAGGGAGTGTTTAGTCAAGGAGAACCAGAAATACACATTTACAATAGATAGATGTGCAAAAGACCTTTTCGTAGCAAAACAAGTCGGAACAAAACTCTCAGTGAATGAACCCCTGTCATTTTCTGTTGAGTCTATTCTTAAGAGGCCTTCATCTGCCATCACTCATGTCTCTCAGTGA